The region GGGAAGAAAGTCCCTCCCATTGTAGGAGACGAGGTTCAAGACCGCCTGAGGAACCTGAACACACATAAGTCTGCAAGATCCAACAACATGCAGCCCCGGGCcctgagggaattggctgatgtagttgccaagccagTCCATCATATTTGAAAAGTTGTAGCGATCAGGCAAAGTTCCCAGTGACTGGAAAAGGGAAATATCACACTCATTTCTTAAAAGGGCAGAAGGGAGGACCCTGGAAACGACCAAgcagtcagcctcacctcacTGTCTGGtaagatcatggagcagatcctcctggaaggCATGCCAAAACTCATGGAAGACAGGAAGGTGATTAGAGACAGCCGCCACGGCTTTACCAAGGCCAAGCCATGCCTGACTAATCCAGCAGCCTTCTACGATGGAGTGACTGCTTCTGTTGGACCAATGAAGAGCTACGGATGTCATCTACCTGGgcttctgtaaggcctttgatATGGCCTCCCACAACATTCTTGCCTCTAAGTAGGAGAGATGTGGGTTTGAGGACAGACTGTTGGGTGATAAAGAATTAGCTGAATGATCACGTCCAAAGAGTTACAGTCGGTGATTCATTGTCCAACTGGAAATCAGTGACAAGTGATGTCCTTCGAGGGTTCATACAGGGACCAATACTATTTAGTATCTTCATCAGTGATGTGTACAGTGCGATGGAGCGGaccctcagcagctctgcagatgaGACCAAGCTGAGAGGTGCAGTTGACACATCTGAGGGACgggatccatccagagggacctggataagctcaagaagtggggccatgtgaacctcatgaggttcaacaaggccaagtgcaaggtcctgcacctgggtcagggtaacccccagtatcaatccaggctggggatggagggatggagagcagccctgcagaaaatgacttgggggtgctggtgggtgagAGATCGGCCGTGAGCCGCcatgtgcccttgcagcccagcagccaatggtgccctgggctgcatccccagccctgtgggcagcaggtttggggggatcctgcccctctgccccgctctggtgagacccccctgtggcgctggtccagctctgggtcctcagcacaggacacacatggacctgctggagaggggccagaggagccccagaaatgatccgaggctggaacagctctgctgggaggacaggctgagagagctggggggttcagctggagaagacgAGTCTCTgtggagaccttattgtggcttCCTAATATGTAAAGGGGCTTAGAAGAAAGGCAAAGACTTTTTGTTAAGGCTCATAGTGACAAGATAAGGAGTAGTAGTTTTAAGCTGAGAGAGAGTAGCTTTAGCtcagacataaggaagaaatgtttacaatgagggtggtgagagcctggcccaggttggccagagaggtggtggctgaaccatccctggagacatcccaggccaggctggacggggctctgagcaacctgagctggtgcagatgtccctgctcatggcaggggggcactgggggagctgggaaaggcccttcaacacaaaccatcctgtgagCCTATGATCCTCCCATGGAGGTGATGCTGAGGATGAAGGGATCCCGGAGGAGAACACCCACAATTTTTTGTTGGAAAGTGGTCACATGCATCCCAGCAGGACAAgctggtgggaaggggagcaCAGGGACCTTCCGCCACCATCCCACAGCCAGCGGATGTGACAATCCTGCCTCGGCCCAGCCTCGCGGCTTAGCACTCCTGGGGTGGGCAGCCCCCGCTTCAGCGGGGCCCCACGACCAGTGCCTCTCGTGGCCATGATGACTTGGAGCTGCTGAAACAGGAGGTGAAAAAACAAGTTCCTGGTAAAACCACatcccccccccggcccggctgAGCCCGTTCCTGCTGAGCCAGTGGTGACAGGAGCAGTAGAGAATAAATTTGGGCTCCAAGGCAGGGAGAAGGAGCAAGGGCCAGGACAGCTGCGTCCTGCTCCCACCTGGCTTTGGGACAggagtgtccccagggctcagccagcATGGGGAAGGTTTGCAGCCTGTTCTGagcctttttctccctcctgcgGTGTGAGGCTGCCCCCGGTTGTGGGTGGGCTCGCAAGGAGCAGCactggctggagcagcctgtggggagAGCAGCCCCATCCCTCCACAGCCCCTTTGGTTTCTCCTTCtgcaggtggcagcaggagaggacaGAGGGTCCCTGATGCGCTGACAGACGACCATGTCCGGGGTGAGCGGGGCTGCCAGAGATGCCAGCACTTCCCCTGCCAACATCAGGGTGACGCGTCCCCCCATGACCACAGCGGGGTGCAGGGGGGCCGGTGCCCGGGGCCTCTTGTCGCAGCCAGAGCTTCAGCCAgtccctggggctgccctgaTGGCTGTGGGAGGCCGGGGGgcagctccctctgctcctgctgagctGCCTTCTCATTGCAGAAGCACTGGTCCCCTGGGACGCAGTGCGTCACCAAGCACGACCATGCCAAGCCCAAGGCCCAGGAGCTGGCTTTCCGCAAGGGCGACGTGGTCACCATCATCGAGGCTGTGGAGGTGAGTGCAACGGGTGCTGTGAGGGATGGCAGGGGTGGAATCCAGTGCCgccagctgagctgctggagccaggTTCCCCCTTCCCTTGCTCTGAGACCCTCTCGTCCCCAGGGCAAAGGCTGGTACCGCGCCAAGCACAACgggacggggcaggaggggctgctggcagccagcGCGCTGCGGGAGCGCGGGGCCATCCGTGCCGACCCCAAGCTCAGCCTCATGCCGTGAGTACATGACATGGGGggccagcagccctgctgagccccTGGGAgctgcaacagcagctgaatCCAGTGTGTTTCCCCCCAGTCAGGTTTTGGGTGGGCAGCCGGGGGCAGAGAAGCCTGTAGCTGTGCCTTGGCGATGGAGGGATTTGCTGGCACCAGCGCTTGCCTTTAAAGACCCTCAGTGGTGCCCACCCAGCTTGGATGGACCTCACAGGGAGGGGGTTTATGCAACGGGGTCTACGCAGCTTTGGTGGGGGCCCGGCTCTCCCTTTCTCGTTGCTGACGCTGGGGGAAGCCGCAGGCacagcccctctccccagcgtccctctccccagctggtTCCACGGGAAGATCTCGGGGGTGAAGgcggtgcaggagctgcagccaccTGAGGATGGGCTGTTCCTGGTGCGCGAGTCTGGCCGGCACCCTGGTGACTACGTGCTGTGCGTGAGCTTCGGCAAGGAGGTGATCCACTACCGCGTGGTGCACAAGGAGAACACGCTCAGCATCGACAGCCAGCAGTACTTCTCCAACCTCATCGACATGATTGAGGTgagcccccctccccgggcagtgaacccccctccccaggcagtGAACCCCCCTCCCCGGGCAGTGAACCCTGCCAGTGCCAGACCAAGGGCAGGAACCTCATGGGGTCACCTGGAGCAGCGGCAGGTCCCTGTTCctttctcctgtgtttttctttggattttgtTACTCGGTATAATTCTCCCTCGCTGCCAAAGGCTTGTGGTTCCCTCTCGGTTTGGGGTGCAATGGACAGATCTGGGATGCCCTGGGGACATCCTCTGccagccagctgcagccccGGTCCCCTGCCCAGGGCCACATTTCCTccatttcctccttccttcctgctcattCGGTGCTTCACGCAGCAGCGGCGCTCAGGGCGTTTTGGAAAATGAAGATCCTGGCAGCCCCTGCCACCCCTGGATGAGGTCTGAGCCCTGCCAAGGCTTTGAGGCATTTTGTCacgtttctctccctgctgaGCCCCCCTCTCCCCTGCTGACCCCACGGGGTTCCCAGGCTGCCGTGTGAGCTCTTGTCCTCCCAGCTCTTCTTCAAGGTCCATCTTTGTCCTGTCTCATAGCTGCTGCCTATCTCCTCTCTGGAGGCTGCATTCTCATATGTGTGTTTTATACACAACTTCTGCTTTCAGTTGGGTCCTTTCCCCTTTTAGCTGCTCTGTAACCTCCACAGCCGTCCCACCGCTTCCGCTGCCCTCGCCTTTGCAAATCGCCCTTGGCCGCTGCAGCACCCGCCGGGGCTGTTAACCCCACCGGCTGCCGTGCAGCTCACCGGAGCATCCCGGATGGCCCGTGGTCCATCACAGCATTTCCCTGGCTTTGCCCggaggggagcagggctgaGACGTGGGCTGTGAGTCACGGCACTGGGCTCTGGGTCCCTCGAGAGCGGTGATGGTGGTGAGGTCCTGTGGAGTGTCCCATGGCCATTTCCTGGCTCCACAccctgagctggggtgagaggtgGCATCGCCGCATCACctctgtctgtccatccctcGGCAGCACTACATGAAGGAGCAGGGAGCCATCTGCACCAAGCTGGTGAAGCCCAAACCAAAAACTGGGATGAAGTCAGCCGAGAAGGAGCTGGCCAAAGGTAGGGGATGGCAAGAGAGGGTTGGAGTCCGGGTTTTGGGGACAAGGCAGCAAGACAGTGGTGGCTCCTGCTAACTTGCCCTTGTGCCCGTGCCCAGCCGGCTGGTTGCTGAACCTGCAACACCTCACATTGGGAGACCGCATTGGGCAAGGCGAGTTCGGAGGTAGGTGAGAAAATGAGATTGGAGGTTCCCTGCCCATGGGCTTCCCCAGATGGCACCCCCTGATGTCCCATCCCCACCCCACATCGTGGGGGACTCAGCCCGGGATGCGGGGGGTCAGGTGTGGGGCTGAGCCTAATGCTATGTCCCCTCCCAGATGTCCTGCAAGGCGAGTACATGGGGCAGAAGGTGGCTGTGAAGAACATCAAGTGTGACGTGACCGCCCAGGCCTTCCTCACTGAAACAGCTGCCATGACGTGAGTGTCCCATGGGGGGCACGGCCCAACCTTGCCCCATGACCTAGGCACGAACAGGCACTCCTTTGACCTGGATCCTCTGCATTTCAGGAAGGTCCAGCACAAAAACCTGGTGTGTTTGCTCGGCGTGATCCTGCACAATGGCCTCTACATCGTCATGGAGTTCATGAGCAAGGTGAGAGCACCCGGCCAGTCCTCGGCCAGCAGGACCCATCACTGCTCAGATTTGGGGACAAAATCCCCATTTGGGGGCTGAGTTGGACAAATGCCgggtgctgcagcccctgcgGGAGGTAAAGTCTCCAAGCAGCCCCATCCCGTTGGTCCTTAcaggtttttcttcctctgttagGGCAACTTGGTGAACTTCTTGCGCACGCGGGGCCGGACGCTCATCCCaacccagcagctcctcctgttcGCTCTGTAAGTCCATCTGTCTCCCTCCGGGCTGGGGACTGGtgctctgtgtcccctccaggcaGGCCCAGGGGACACATGGTGACACTGTGCTTTGGCTACCTGGCCCTGGCAGGGACGTGGCCCAGGGCATGGACTACCTGGAGTCCAAGAAACTGGTGCACAGGGACCTGGCTGCCCGCAACATCCTCATCTCTGAGGAGAACGTGGCCAAAGTGAGCGATTTTGGCTTGGCTCGGGTCAATCCCAAGGGCACAGATGCCACCTTGCTACCCGTGAAGTGGACGGCCCCAGAGGCCCTGAAACACAATGTGAGCAGtggtgggaaggaaggagggactggggggtcCTCCTGAAGCAGCTCGCTCCCTTGGGTCCCCCTGCTGTCCCCCTCCCGCTGACCTGTCCCCGCCCCTCGGTGGCTTCTGGCACATTCAACCCCGTGTTTCCCGAAgttcgggctctgtcctgctccagcgCTTGCCCGGGTGCGGAGCAAGAATCAGGGCAGCTCCGGTGGGATGGACCCAGGGCTGTGCGGGTGATGGGAAGGGAGGGGGGGGTCGCAtcccagggagctgggggggcaggacaGGCACTGTCTCCCGTCTTGCTCttggggaggggtgggggcTCAGCATGGCCCCCAGACAGCATTagcctcctctccctctgctgctgcagaaattcTCCTCCAAGTCAGACGTGTGGAGCTATGGGATCCTCCTGTGGGAAACCTTCTCCTTTGGCCGAGCGCCCTACCCCAAGCTGGTGAGTTCTGCGCTGGGGGATGCCGCAGGTCACCCCTCGCTGGCACCCATGGGATGCGGacatcctgctgtcccctggccAG is a window of Caloenas nicobarica isolate bCalNic1 chromosome 27, bCalNic1.hap1, whole genome shotgun sequence DNA encoding:
- the MATK gene encoding megakaryocyte-associated tyrosine-protein kinase, with translation MSGKHWSPGTQCVTKHDHAKPKAQELAFRKGDVVTIIEAVEGKGWYRAKHNGTGQEGLLAASALRERGAIRADPKLSLMPWFHGKISGVKAVQELQPPEDGLFLVRESGRHPGDYVLCVSFGKEVIHYRVVHKENTLSIDSQQYFSNLIDMIEHYMKEQGAICTKLVKPKPKTGMKSAEKELAKAGWLLNLQHLTLGDRIGQGEFGDVLQGEYMGQKVAVKNIKCDVTAQAFLTETAAMTKVQHKNLVCLLGVILHNGLYIVMEFMSKGNLVNFLRTRGRTLIPTQQLLLFALDVAQGMDYLESKKLVHRDLAARNILISEENVAKVSDFGLARVNPKGTDATLLPVKWTAPEALKHNKFSSKSDVWSYGILLWETFSFGRAPYPKLSLKEVTELLEQGYRMEPPEGCPPTVYALMRSCWELEPGKRPSFKKLMEKLQKELKHLRDV